The stretch of DNA tgaCTTGGATTAATTGTTGGTGCGGTAATCGATAATCGCTAAGTtctcgttcatgttgttaattacaaatcccgctttttttttttttttttgaaaaaccgtcttttttttgtttgaaagattttagtgagacggaaattgacttgtgttttagtgagacggaaattgcattttagTGAGACGAAAATGGAGTTATgttatggagggcaaacttggaaatttacattaattgtcgacgataattagtaaattgtcgacgacgtatagcaggaccctttagtattatgttttttttttttttttttttattattgtgaTGATTATAATCTGTTAgaagtaaattttttttttttttttttttttttttttttattgtaatgaATCAGGGCATGATTAGTAGAACTTATCAAGTCATTCCTATTCTTCTTCAATTTTCGGATAGTTTCTACTGAACTGATGAGAACCAAGAAATGAGATTCACATATATTTGTTGTCGACTTGTCTATATAACCCTGATGCCTGATTCAACTATTAATTCATCTTTATCTGATTGAATAATGATGGTCGCTTGTAATTAATGTTCTCCTCTCATTGTTGTTGTTCCGGGTGGCCGTACAACTATCTGCAAATTAAATTACAACCTGATGTTAGTACTCATGAGAACTAGTTTTCTGCAATTTTCGGAGAGTTTGCAATAATGAGAACCAGGAAATGTAATGCACATTTTTGTTGTATACTTCAACAATGACTTCTGATCGAAGTATTGGGCTTAAATGAATCATTATTTGCTATTGTTTCTTTTCGATACATTAATCTGAAATTGAATCACTTAAAGTTACATTAAACTTGTTTCTCATTATTGACAACGGATTGCAGTGTGAAACTTATGAATACTAATAGATCAGTACGAATGAGCTACACTCAGTTGATGGTTTCTTTGTTACATTCTGTTGATGAGTCAAGCACACATTTGACCTGTAAAATAGGATTCTTAATTTTACTGTTATGACTACTTGTGCATCTGTTGTTTCAGTCATTGTTCCTAACGTTAAATTGAAATAAATTGCAGAAAGCGTAGCTCCTACTGCGGTGTTCACTGCAGAACTACTGGAAGGAGATCCTGGGTATGATGTTAGATCGGACATGGGCCTGGGCCACGCCCACCGAGGAAAGAGTGGCTACTTAACAAGTCCAATGAGGTTCCATCCCAACCGTGAcataatttcaaattttttttggttatttggGTAGTTGTTTCGGGATGGTTCCTTCAATAAAGAGTCTGTGGCGGTTCCAACATAATAGTATGGATCAAGTAAGGGAGGATGTTCAAGTGCATCGTTTAACTGTTGTTCAGTTCGGGTCCTTACTTTTTGCTTATCATCCCTTATTTACAAAGCCAATGCTAGTTACGAAAACTGGGTTGAAATCATTGCCTAGTATAATTAATAAATCCAACTTGGGTCCCAAATTACTGCTATTAATAACATTACAGAATCATCTCATCATACCTGTAAAATGGTTTCACAGTAACAACACTACTGTAAAAACCTTTCAAATTCTGCACGCCTCTTTTTTCTTGCTGTCAAGATTCTGATGTAGAGTGCCAGAGTGGCAAGTTTGTTATAAAATCAGTTGGAATATCTGTTAAGTTTGTTAGAGTCGGTTACAGTCAGTTAGCAATGTTAGGTTGGTTATAGTAGTGTTCTGGCAACTTAGTTACTTGTGGTTTTTCTGTTGTATAAATACTAATGGAAGCTTCAGAAACAAATTCATTGAATCACAAATACAATTTCACATTAATCGTTTTACATCCTTTTTTCTATCCTTTCTCTCAAACTCTCTCTAATTCCTCATTTAATTCTCAAAATACAATCACAATCTCGTGTACTGTAATAGATTCTAACTAAACAAAATACAAACCCCATGGAATACCCTCCGAAACAAAACCCGTCTTCCATTGCTGAAACATCCCAAGAAATCCCAACTACAAACAACTTCAGTTTCCAAGTACACCCTGCAATTAAACTGAAGCAAACTCTGGCATGCCTGACTGAAGAACATTTTAATCCAGAAGGGTTGGGAATGATCGAGGTTGGAGAAGTTGGTTTGGAGATTACTGTTGGTAACACTAACGCCACTGTGAGTCAGTTATGGTTGAAGGCCACCGGATTGATCGATTTCAAATGCAGCAAGCCTATGATCAACAAATGGGTTAACTTGAAAAACATCTGCCTTAATCTTGCTGATGCTCATGATAAAGATACCATAACCATTCATCATCTTGATGCCTCTAATCAACTCTTCTTTACATTTGGTAATTTCTAATTTTCTTGATAATTTCAGCACTTGATTTCGTAACTATTTTTTGTTGCCCTGTTACTTTCGTTGGATTTCTTCATAAATGTCCAATATTGTCGTTTTGACTACCTGCAGTAGATTCTTTTGGTAAAATAACTTTGTGAATCACATAAtaattgttctttattttttttttatagtaGGGTTACAGTTTGATACGCCTTGTTATTCGTGAATGTATAGGATTTTTAAGAGGTTTTTTTTTGAGTCGGTTCATTTGGTAAATTCTATTTTTTCTTGTTAATTTAAGCACTTGATTCTGTAACGAATTTTGTTATCCTGTTCCTTTTGTTGGATATCTTCATAAATGTCGAATATTCTTGTTTTGTCCATGTTACATTTATCGCTCTAAGCCTGACCTCGAAGCCTGACCTGACCTACCGATGTAGATTTGTTTGCTGAAGTAACTTTTCCCGAATCACATAATTCTGATAGGATTATTAAGAAGTACGACGTAACTGTTTGAACAATGTTGTTGATAAAACAGTCACTCTTTCTCTATAAGACAGTAAGTCATTTAGACGTACATGTTAAATTACAAGTGTGAATCTGTGATATAGTTCGGGTTTTATTTTATGGCTTATGACCTATCCTTGTATACAGATTAGCGGGATGATGAGATATGTTGAAAGGTTATTAGTTGTATTATGTGACATAATGGGTGTCATTTGATTGATGTATGTACTTTTGGTTCAGGAAATGATCATCCAACACACTTCTCTGAGGAATTAGTTGAACAGGATGAAGACAAGTACGTAAAGTTACCCAAAATCATATACGCCTGTGAGGCTGCTGTACTGTCTGACCACTTGAAGGAAATGATCGAAAAATATGAGGCTGCTGACCCCAAGTTAGGTATACGTATACCACCTTTTCTTCATTATATGTCTTGTATAATAAAGCAGGAAATGGTGAAGAATGTATTTAGATACGTGTTTTCAGACGTTGATTGCTTAATTTACATGTACCAGTTTTATTGGATATATCAAGGGAGCATTTGGACATGTCTGTAGCAGCAGCACACTGGACATACCGTTATAAGAATGGTGATAAGGTAAGAATATCAGATGATTGGATATTGATTTAGTGAAACAAACATTCATTTTTGTGATGGTGTATTATTGGTTGGTTTTGTAGAAGGGGGGAATAAGGGGGATGATAGGGGAACAGAAGCACCATGCGTTTTTCCAGTGGGCTGATTGCGAGTTTCTGAAGAAGGCGGCATTGGCGGCACCAGCATTTCTTGTGTGCTTGAATACTGATCCACCACAGACCATCACGCTGCGTTTCAACCTGAGAGAGCTTGGAGATTTGGTGTATTTGCACAAATCGGTGTTGACTGTTTTTAACTCTCCTTTGAGCAAAGATATCAACGTGGAACTTGGGCACTTGGAAAATCTCATGGCAGCCGCACTTGTCTGAGTTTTGTAGCTCTTCTGATTGGCTGTCGATTTTGACAAGGAAATAGCAGGCTTACTCATAGCATACAGCGCCCTTTAGCAATATGATACTAGGTCTCAACTATCTTACTACCGTGATTATAGAATGTATGCTGggaaataaaacatgttaatCTTTCAGAAGCAACATCATTCATGTTTTTGTGTGCATATTTG from Silene latifolia isolate original U9 population chromosome 10, ASM4854445v1, whole genome shotgun sequence encodes:
- the LOC141605515 gene encoding uncharacterized protein LOC141605515, which produces MEYPPKQNPSSIAETSQEIPTTNNFSFQVHPAIKLKQTLACLTEEHFNPEGLGMIEVGEVGLEITVGNTNATVSQLWLKATGLIDFKCSKPMINKWVNLKNICLNLADAHDKDTITIHHLDASNQLFFTFGNDHPTHFSEELVEQDEDKYVKLPKIIYACEAAVLSDHLKEMIEKYEAADPKLVLLDISREHLDMSVAAAHWTYRYKNGDKKGGIRGMIGEQKHHAFFQWADCEFLKKAALAAPAFLVCLNTDPPQTITLRFNLRELGDLVYLHKSVLTVFNSPLSKDINVELGHLENLMAAALV